Below is a genomic region from Spongiibacter nanhainus.
GACCTGATCCTTGCCGATCCGGCCCACCGCAAAGTAGCGGGACTCGGGGTGGGAGTAGTAGAAGCCACTGACTGCAGCAGCAGGGTGCATCGCCAAGTGTTCGGTCAGGGTAATGCCGGTGTTGTTGGTGGCGTCCAGCAGTTTGAATAGCGTCACTTTCTCGGTGTGGTCCGGGCAGGCCGGATAGCCGGGAGCAGGGCGGATGCCCCGGTACTGCTCCTTGATTAGGGCGTCGTTGTCCAAGTCTTCATCTGGCGCGTAGGGCCAGAATTCCTGTCGCACGCGCTTGTGGAGATGCTCAGCAAAAGACTCGGCCAGGCGATCTGCCAGGGCTTTGACCATAATGGCACTGTAGTCATCATTGGCGGCCTCGTACTCGGCCGCCAGCTCATCGGCGCCGAGCCCCGTGGTCACCGCGAAGCCGCCAATATAGTCCTGAACACCCGCTTCGGCTGGCGCAATGTAATCCGCCAGGCTCATATTGGCTTTGTCGTCAGACTTCTGGGTCTGCTGGCGCAAGTGGTGGAGCACTGCCAAGGGCGCGCCACTGTCATCGAGGACCTGAATGTCATCGCTGCCCTTGCGCTGTGCCGGCCAGAAGCCAATTACACCGTTGGCGCTGAGGCGCTTCTCGGCTATGAGCTTATCCAGCATGCGCTGCGCGTCGTCGTAAAGGTTGCGGGCCGCTTCGCCGACTTTTTCGTCGTCCAGTATCTTGGGGAATTTACCCGACAGGCCCCAGGAGATGAAAAACGGCGTCCAATCGATGGTTTCCCGCAGCGCCTCCAATGAATAGTTCTCAAATACCTTGGTACCGGTAAAACTGGGTGCCGGGGGCTGATACTGGCTCCAATCAAATTGAAAGCCATTGTTGCAGGCGTCACTGTAGGGCAGCAGGCGGACTTTCTTGCCGCCGGCAGCACGGCGGGCCCGGATACGCTCGTATTCGTCCCGGCGTTCGGCGATAAACTTGTCTTTGAAGTCGTCGCTGATTAGCTGACCGGCCACCGATACGCTGCGGGAGGCATCCGGCACGTAGACCACGGCATCGTTGCTGTACTGGGGCTCGATTTTGACGGCCGTGTGGGCCTTTGAGGTTGTGGCGCCACCGATCATCAGCGGTACTGAGAAACCCTGGCGCTGCATTTCGGCGGCAACGTGGACCATTTCATCCAGCGACGGCGTGATCAGGCCGCTGAGGCCGATGATATCGACGTTCTCTTTCTTCGCCGTCTCCAAAATGGTTTCGCAGGGCACCATCACGCCGAGATCAATGACCTCAAAGTTGTTGCACTGCAACACGACACCGACGATGTTCTTGCCGATGTCGTGGACATCGCCTTTAACGGTCGCCATCAAAATTTTGCCGTTGGTCTTGGCGCCGACGGATTTTTCCGCCTCGATATAGGGGTTGAGGTAGGCCACCGCCTGTTTCATTACCCGGGCGGATTTGACTACCTGGGGCAGGAACATTTTGCCATCGCCAAACAGATCGCCCACCACATTCATACCGTCCATGAGCGGCCCTTCGATCACGTCGATGGGCTTGGTGGCTTGTAGTCGGGCAGCTTCGGCATCTTCTTCAATATAAGTGGCAATGCCCTTGACCAGGGAGTGCTCGATGCGTTTTTCCACTGGCCATTCCCGCCAGCTCAGGTCTTCCTGCTGACTGCTGCCCTTGCCGTCGCCCCGGTAGCGCTCGGCGATCTCCAGTAGGCGCTCGGTGCTGTCGTCCCGGCGATTGAGAATGACGTCTTCAACGTGTTCCCGGAGTTCTTCTGGCAGATCGTCGTAGATGGCCAGCTGCCCGGCGTTGACGATGCCCATATCCATACCCGCCTTGATGGCGTGGTACAGGAAGACTGAGTGTATGGCCTCCCGTACTGGGTTATTGCCCCGGAATGAGAAGGACACATTGGACACGCCGCCAGACACCAGGGCGTGGGGTAGGGACTCCTTGATAAAGGCGGTGGCTTCGATGAAGTCGACGGCGTAGTTATTGTGCTCGTCGATACCGGTGGCCACAGCAAAGATATTGGGGTCAAAGATAATGTCCTGGGGCGGCAAGCCTTCCTCCACCAGGATGTGATAAGAGCGTTTGCAAATCTCGGATTTGCGGGCGTAGGTGTCAGCCTGACCGTCTTCGTCAAAGGCCATGACCACCACTGCGGCGCCGTATTTCATACACTGGCGGGCTCGCTGGCGAAATTCGTCCTCCCCCTCCTTGAGGGAGATGGAGTTCACCACGGCTTTGCCCTGAATACATTTCAAGCCGGCTTCAATCACCTCCCACTTGGAGGAGTCCACCATGATCGGCACCCGCGAGATATCGGGCTCTGAGGCAATCAGGTTAAGGAAGGTCACCATGGCTTCCTTGGCGTCCAGCATGCCCTCGTCCATATTGACGTCGATGATCTGGGCGCCGTTCTCTACCTGTTGCCGAGCCACCGACAGGGCCTCGTCGTAGTTGCCCTCCAGAATCAGTCGTTTGAAGGCGGCGGAGCCGGTGACATTACAGCGTTCGCCAACGTTGACGAACAGGCTGTCTTTGCCAATGGTAAAAGGCTCCAGGCCGGATAGGCGGCAGGCGACTTCTCGGCTTGGCAGTGGCCGCGGGGCAACACCGTCTACCGCAGCGGCGATGGCTTTGATATGGGCTGGAGTGGTGCCACAGCACCCGCCCACTAGGTTGAGGAAGCCACGCTTGGCAAAGTCGTGGAGTTCAACCTGCATGTCCTCGGGCGTTTCGTCGTATTCGCCAAATTCGTTGGGCAGGCCGGCGTTGAAGTGACCGCTAAAATGGCAATCGGCGGCTTCTGCCAGCTCCTCGACAAAGGGGCGGATTTCGCTAAAGCGCCGTCCACAGTTGGTGCCCACAATCAGCGGCTTGGCGTGGGCAATGCTGTTCCAGAACGCCGTCGGCGTCTGGCCTGACAGGGTCCGTCCGCTGACATCGGGGAAGGTCACCGAAATCATAATGGGGACTTCCAGCCCGCTGTCTTCAAAGTATTGCAGTACCGCGTAGACGGCGGCCTTGGCATTGAGACTGTCAAAAATAGTCTCAATCAGCAGCAGATCGGAGCCCCCTTGAATCAAGCCCCGAGCGGCGACGTAATAGTCGGCCACCAATTGATCGAAATTGATGTTTCGGGCGCCGGGGTCGTTGACGTCGGGGGAAATCGACGCGGTGCGAGGGGTGGGGCCGATAACACCGGCGACAAAGCGAGGCTTGGCGGGGTTTTTCGCGGTTTCAGCGTCCGCCACTTCCCGGGCTAAACGGGCACCTTCTAAATTGAGCTCTTCAGCGAGCTCGCCCAACTTGTAGTCATCCATCGCCACAGCGGTGGAGTTAAACGTGTTGGTTTCGATAATGTCGGCGCCGGCATCCAGAAAATCCTGGTGGATGTCGCGAATCAATTGTGGCCGGGTCAGGGTCAGCAAGTCATTGTTGCCGCGCAAGTCCAGCGGGTAGTCGGCAAAGCGCTCCCCGCGGTAGGCTGCTTCGTCCAGTTTGTAGCTCTGAATCATGCTGCCCATGGCGCCGTCCAGCACCATAATACGGTCTTTAAGGGCGGCTTTGAGTTCGGCGACACGAGCAGATGGCGAAGAGGTTTGACGACTATTCATGAAGGTCCTGAAAAATTAATAATATGCTTTACGCGGTCGGCGGCGTTGCCCAAGGCTGGGGCCACAGCGGCCAATCTGTTAAACTAGGCGCAACGAGGTAAACGCGCAATTCTAGCAGATCGAACGCGGAAGAGTGACTGCCTGGGCAAGGCCCGGGGTAAAATGCTGATGTGAATGTTGCAAATGATGTTGCGAATATTGAACCACGCTTAGAATTTGAGTGTGAGATGTTCTCGACCAGAAACGTAAACTAGCAGCACTGATCAGAAGCATACGCAAAAATCCTGCCGCTTCCGCACGGCGATGTAACGAGGTATCTATGACAGCCGTACAATCCGACGTAAATCTGACCATCACCGAATCGGCCCAAGACTACTTGGCCGAGCTGCTGTCCAAGCAGGATGATGTGATTGGTGTGCGGGTGTTTATCACCCAGCCGGGGACGCCCAAGGCCGAAACCTGTATTGCCTACTGTCGTGAGGGCGACGCCAATGACAACGACGTGGTGGTGGACTACAAGCAGTTTAAGGCCTATTACGAAGGCCGCAGCGTGCCGTTCTTGGATGAGGCCTATATCGACTACTCCACGGACCGTATGGGTGGCCAGCTCACCATTAAAGCGCCCAACGCACGCCTGCCCAAAGTTAGTGCAGACAGCCCGGTGGAAGACCGCATCAACTATGTTCTCTACAACGAGATCAACCCCTCACTGGCCGCCCACGGTGGTGAGGTGTCGCTTTTGGAGGTGACCGAGGACCAGTACGCCGTGCTCAAGTTCGGTGGCGGCTGTCAGGGTTGTGGCATGGTGGATGTGACCCTTAAAGAAGGGGTGGAGAAAACCCTGTTGGAGCAGGTGCCTGAACTGGCCGGGGTCAAAGACACCACCGACCACAGCAACACTGAGAACGCCTATTTCAAGTAAGCGCGGAGAACTGGTCGATGCAACGGCTCCGGGTGCTGTCTTACAACGTGCACAAAGGGTTTTGCGCGGCCAACCGGCGTTTCTTGCTGGAGGAAATCCGCGACACGATCAGGTTGGTGGATGCCGACCTGGTGTTTCTGCAGGAGGTGGTGGGTGAAAATACCCGTCACGCAGCGGAGCTTTCTGACTGGATAGACGAAAGTCAGTTTGAATACCTCGCCGACCGCAGCTGGCCTCACTACGCCTATGGCCGCAATGCAGTGTATCCCCACGGTCACCATGGCAACGCCATTCTCAGCAAGCACCACATCCTCAGCAGCGACAATATCGATATCTCCCACTACGCCCGCTCTCAGCGTGGTCTGTTGCACACCGTGATCGAACCCGGCATTCATCTCATTTGTACTCATATGGGTCTACTGGGTTGGGAGCGTAACCGCCAATTTCAACAGTTGGTGGAAGTGGTAGAGGAGCGGCTGCCGCCAGAAGCGCCGCTGATCATTGCCGGAGATTTCAACGATTGGCGGGGTAAGCTGCACGGCTTGTTTCAGCATCGCCTGGGCTTAAAAGAGGCGATCACTCAAATTGATGGCAAGCCGGCGCGGAGTTTTCCCTCCCAGCGGCCGCTGTTGAGGCTGGATAGAATTTACTACCGAGGGTTCAACGCGGTGACGGCGGCGGCCCTGAAAGGAGCGCCCTGGAACGCCTTGTCGGATCATTGCGCGCTATTTGCTGAGCTGGCGCCGCAAGATTGGCAAGGCAGACAAATTGTCGGGGGAAAAGTCCAGGCATAAAAAAGCCCCACAGAGTGGGGCAATGCCTTAGATGGTATAGAAGCACTGGTGCTTACGGGGCGCCGATGACTTTGGATCAAAAAAAATGCGCCAGTGGCGCATTTTTTTACTTATTTAGAAAAAGCGTGGTGCTTAGCCACGTTTGCGCTTGGGCAGCACTTCTCGCAGCTTATCCCGCATTTCCCGCAGCGCCGCTTCGGTTTCAGTCCAGCCGATGCAGCCATCGGTGACCGAGACGCCGTATTTCAGGTCGCTGAGATCTGCGGGAATACTCTGTTTGCCGGATTCTAGGTGGCTCTCAATCATTAATCCAATAATTGAGGTATTGCCTTCAAGTATTTGATTTGTAACATCTTCAACAACTAAAGGCTGAAGCTCTGGCTTCTTGTTGGAGTTGGCATGGCTGCAGTCCACCATGATGTTGGGGGTAATGCCCGCTTTCTCCAGTTCCTTCTCACAGAGTTTGATGTGCACAGAGTCGTAGTTGGGGCCCTGGCTGCCGCCGCGCAGTACGACGTGGGCGTAGCGATTGCCCCGGGTGTGGATCACTGCCACCTGGCCGTCGCCGTTAATACCCAAAAAACGGTGGGGATTGACCGCCGATCCAATGGCATTGATGGCGACATCTAGACTGCCATCAGTGCCGTTTTTAAAGCCCACGGCGGAAGACAGGCCGCTGGCCATTTCCCGGTGGGTTTGGGATTCGGTGGTGCGGGCACCGATTGCCGACCAGGAAATACAGTCTTGAAGGTACTGGGGAGAGATCGGGTCCAATGCCTCGGTGGAGGTGGGCAATCCCAGCTCAGAGATATCCAACAGCAGGCGGCGGCCGATATGCAGGCCTTCTTCAATCTTGAAAGTGTCGTTGAGGTAGGGGTCGTTGATCAGACCTTTCCAGCCGACAGTGGTGCGGGGCTTCTCAAAATACACCCGCATAATAATCACCAGCGTATCGGAGAGTTCGTCGGCCAGCTTTTTAAGGCGGCGGGCATAATCCATAGCTGCTTCGGTATCGTGAATCGAGCAGGGCCCCACCACGATAAACATACGGTGGTCCTTGCCGTCGAGAATATCCCGCACGGTTTGGCGCCCGGCGGTGACCACGGCTTCGGCGTTCTCGCTCATTGGCAGCGCCGCTTTGAGGCGGGCCGGCGTAATGAGCACTTCCTGAGCTTCAACGTTCAGGTTTTCAATAACTGTATCAGACATTCAACTACCGCTTGATAAGGGGGAAGTGCGTGGTTATGCGCGTACCTTCCCCGATCTGTGCTTCCCTAATATGCCTTTGCTGCGCTGCCCGTCGTTTCAGGGCGCATCTGCCAAAGGAGTGAGTCGATATTCGCGACGAGCGCGGAACCCCGCATTCTACCTTAAAAATCGACGATAAAAATATGCTCTAGACAAAGGTGTGGGTAGAATGTCGGTTTTTCAAGAACAATCCCCACGGTTTCGTCACCATATGCGCATTATAGGGCTCAATGTTGCGGCAGTATTAAACGCGATCTTTTCGTTTTCCCTCCTTGTTGTAGCGATGACCGCATCGGCGCAGTCTTCATCCAGCCAGGGTGACGAGGAACAGCCATTGCCGGTGGTCAAACTCAGTCCAGCCGTTCGCAGTGAGGTCATTGATCCCTATGCCGAGCTGCCGTGCAGGAAGCTGGGTACGGTCAGCCCCGACACCGAGGTTCAGCGCGAGGCCTTGAAACGGCGCAGCAAGGCTTGCTTAAAAGCTCACGAAGCCTTTCTCCCATCGGCGACTGCGCCAGGGCCCCGCTAAGCATGGCAAAGTTATTCAAGCCCGCCGGCAGCAAATCCCGGGGCAAAGTCAAAGTATCGCGCCATAAGCCCAAGCGCGTCGAGCTGGATATCCAGCGCTTGGCAGACGACGGCCGGGGTATTGCCCACCACAACGGCAAGGTCGTGTTTGTGGCTGGCGCGCTGCCGGGGGAAACCGTCCAGGCCACGGTGAAAGAACAATCGCGCCGTTTTGATCAGGCTATTTGCGACACCCGGTTAAATGATGCCCCTGAGCGAGTTGAGCCATTCTGCCAGCACTACGGTGCGTGCGGAGGCTGTCAGTTACAGCATCTGGATATTGCCGCCCAGCGCCAGCACAAGGTACAGCGACTGGCGCAGGCACTGCCGCCAGCGGCATCAATCCCGGAAATTGCAGTGTTGTCTGGCAAGCCCTTAGCTTATCGCCACCGGGTCAGGCTGCACTATCGACAGGGACGGCTGGGCTTTCTGGCGCGCCAATCCAATTCCCTGGTGGAAGTCGCTGAATGCCCCTTGCTTCAAGATGCGCTGTCGGCGTCACTAAAGGCGATTCGTCAGCCCTTGCTTGAAGCCCTGGGACAGCACGACAGCGGCGAGTTGCGACTGGCTGTGGGTGATGACGGCCGTGTGGGCTTGTCTCTGAGCTCCCATCAGGCCCGCAGCGAATCCTGGTGTGAGCAGTTAGCTCAGCATTTAACGCCTGACGCCACGCTTTACCAAGTTGCCAGCCAGTGCGGAGAGTGGCACAGCGACGCATCGCCACTTACCCTGAATGTTTATGATGACTCTGCAGGCTCCCAGCTGGCGCTGTTATTTCGCCCCAATCACTTTAGCCAGGCAAGCCCGGAGCTGAACCGGGGCATGGTCGATTGGTGTATGGCGGGCTTACAGGCCCAATCCGGGGAGCCGGTGGCAGACTATTTCTGCGGACTGGGTAACTTTAGCCGGCCCCTGGCACAGCGGGGCGCAAAGGTGTTGGCCGTTGATCTGGATCGGGCCATGTTGGCAGAGGCGGATGCCCAGCGCGACCGCGCGCGGGAGGCGATTGATTACCGCTGTGCAGACCTCTTTGACGGCGAACAAATACCGCTGCCCAAAGCACTGACCAAAGTACTGTTGGACCCGCCCAGGGCGGGAGCAAAGTCGCTGTGCGAACGTCTGGCCGTGGCGCGCCACGTGCGCACTGTCGCTTACGTGTCTTGCGATCCCGCCACTTTAAAGCGGGATCTAGCGATACTGGCCGGTGCGGGCTTTAGTGTCAAAGCGGCGGCGATGGTAGATATGTTTCCCCACACCCAACACCAGGAAAGCATGGTGCTGTTGACCCGGTGATCCGCCGATCCGCTAAGCTTATAAAGCCGGGTGCGCAGAGCTCAGTCAAACTTGGCGATAATGTCCTGGGCAAACCGGCGGATACCCTCGCAGCGTTCGGCGACATCGTCGGTATTGCCGTAATAGAAAGGCCAAGGCTGGGTCAGTATATGGGTGACACCGCCGGCTTCCAGCTCCCGGTAGCCCTCCACGGTAAAGGCGTCGGAGGGCGTCGCCATTACCGAAAACGGCCGATCTTCGCGGTCGTATTCCCGCCGATAGTCGCGGATTTTTGCCACGCTGGCGAGAATCTCCTCGCTGCTTTGCAGGTCGCTGACCCAGCCGTCGCCAGCCCGGGCCGCCCGACGCATGGCCGCATCGCTAATACCGCCCACCCAAATAGGAATGGGACCACCGGGGGCGGGGTTCATCTCCAGCCTGGGAAAGGAATAGTAACGCCCGGAGTAAGACACCATTTCGCCGCTCCACAGCAGGGGCAGGATGTCGAGAATTTCGTCGCAGCGTTTACCCCGGGTATGGAAATCCTGCTCTAGCAGGGTGAACTCATCTTTAGACCAGCCGACCCCAATCGCGGGTATCACTCGATTTCCAGACATCACTGCCGCTGTGGCTATGGCTTTGGCCACCAGGAAAGGGTTGCGCATCGGCAACACAAAAATATTGTTGGTGAACTTCAGGCGCTCGGTGAGACTGGCAAGAGCGGCTGTCATCACCCAGGGGTCGGGCCAGTCGGTAAAGGGTTCCCAGCGGCGAGAGCCATCGTCAGTGTAGGGGTAGGGGGTGTTTAGGGTTTCCAAATTGGCCACATGGTCGGAAAACGAGATGGCCTCCCAGCCACACTGATCAGCGGTAACCGCCAGTTTTGACAACTGTGTCAGCTCACAGAATGAACCGGACAATACGAATTTCATAGGGACCCTGCCGTAGAGTTAATTATTATTACCGAGCGCGTGACGCTGTATGAGAAAAGTGAGCAGACCGTCGACGGCGCTCTCCAACTCGGAGATCATGCGTTGAAATTGTGAGGCATCGCCATAGTAGGGATCATCCAGCTGAGCCTGCTTGGCGGCGCCGGCAAACTCCATCAACAGCCGAATTTCAGCTGCACTTTGGTCAGTAGCCCAGCACTCGACCTGCATCAGATTTTTGCGATCCATCGCCAGTAGATAGTGCGCTTGCTGATAGTCGCTGTCGTCGATTTGCCGGGCCACCTCTGCTGACAGGTCGTAGCCTGCCGCGGCGGCAGCCTGTGTCGCCCTGGGGTCGGCGGGCTTGCCAACATTGAAGGCGGCGGTGCCGCAGGCATCGCTGGTGAGCTGATCGCTTAGGCCGGCCGCGGCTACCCGCTGATCAAAAATCACCCGCGCTGCCGGGGAGCGGCAGATATTGCCCAGGCACACAAACACAACGTGGATGGCCATAGTGGCGTGAATCCCTACAAAACCTGCACGGTATCACGGCTGTTTTGACGGCTATATCATCCGTTTAGAGGTTCGTCGCCAGTGGAGCTACGCGCTACTCAGCGGGCTTTGCTGCTGAGGAGAACCACGAATTTGCGGTCCGATAGCACCACCTCAGCCCCACCGAAGAGTTTTTTAAGGGTGAGGTGATAACCCAGATGGCGATTGCCAACCACGCACAATTTGCCACCGGGGCGAAGGTGACGCTTGGCATCCTTAAACATCTGCCGGGCGATATGATCACCGATTTGTTGTCCCTGGTGAAAAGGCGGGTTGCAGAGCACCAAGTCGAAACTCGGGCCGTTGTACTGGCCCATGCAGTCGTCGCAGTGGAAGTGGTGATTGGCTGGGTGGGTCAGGTTTCGCTGGGCGTTGTCCCGGGCGCTGTCGACGGCCAGAAATGACTCGTCAAAAAAGTGTACTTCAGTATCTGGCCAGTGTTTGGCCGCCATAATACCCAACAGGCCGTTGCCGCAGCCAAGGTCGGCAATGCAGCTGGCATGGGGCAGTTGGGTAAGGGCTTGAAGCATAAGCCGACTGCCCCGGTCCAGTTTGTCGCGGCTAAAAACATTGGCACGGTTGCGCAGGGTCAAACCGTATTCTGCGGCGTCCAGAAAGTGGCTGTCGTCCTGTTGATGCCGGCTATCTGAGAGGGCCGAGAGTTCCAGTAGGCGGGATTTTTTCCAGGCCAGTGAAGGCTGACATGGCCCGATATTTTGCTCAAATACCTTCAGCAATGCGATATCGATGTACTTGGCCATCGCCGCCGCAACGAACTGCGTCGGGGATGAAATCAGATTGCCAATGGCTTGCAGTTGGTAGCTTAGCAGAGAATGGCTTCGGGGCGGGCGCAACAGCACCAAGTCAAAGGGGCCCTCAGGAAGGTCTGTGGCAGGCAGACAATGGGGAGAGGGGCGCTGATTTAATGCCGCATTTTCAGCCGCGGCCAAATGGCTTACCGCGGAGTCTGACCACAGGGTACATTGAAACTCCGACAGTGCCGTGGCGAGGGTGCCAAAGCTGTCGTTAACCAGCAGAATCCGCGCTGATGATGGCAGGTTGAGCTCTGCGACCCGTTTCAGTAGATAGCGGTCGGCCGCATCCCAGGCTTGCAAAACCTCATTGCGACGACGGGGCCGGCGCTGTAATTGCAGCTTGCCAAAGGGGCAGTCCAGATAGTCGCTATTCATAAGGGCCTTTGGTCATAAGGGCCTTTGGTCATGAGGGCGCCTGGTCATAAGGGCCTCTGATCGCGAGAGTCTCTGGTCATGACGGCTCTTGCTCATTACGGCCGGGGGTCAAGACAGTGCTTCGCTATTGTCCAACAGTAGCGTTTTCAGGCGCTGTCGTTCGCTATCACCAATGCCGAGACCCACTTGAAGGTAGCGATCGATATCACCGTAATCCTTTTCAATAGCGCCGTAAGCGGCGTTAAGAAACTCTGGCGATGCACGCAATAAACTGCCCAGTGCGGCGTCACTGTGCCGCCACTCGGGATGCTCCGTGAGGAGGCCCAGTATGCGGCGCACCCGAGCCTCTGTATAAGTGTTGGTCGCCAGGTAGTCCTGCATAATCA
It encodes:
- the metH gene encoding methionine synthase; amino-acid sequence: MNSRQTSSPSARVAELKAALKDRIMVLDGAMGSMIQSYKLDEAAYRGERFADYPLDLRGNNDLLTLTRPQLIRDIHQDFLDAGADIIETNTFNSTAVAMDDYKLGELAEELNLEGARLAREVADAETAKNPAKPRFVAGVIGPTPRTASISPDVNDPGARNINFDQLVADYYVAARGLIQGGSDLLLIETIFDSLNAKAAVYAVLQYFEDSGLEVPIMISVTFPDVSGRTLSGQTPTAFWNSIAHAKPLIVGTNCGRRFSEIRPFVEELAEAADCHFSGHFNAGLPNEFGEYDETPEDMQVELHDFAKRGFLNLVGGCCGTTPAHIKAIAAAVDGVAPRPLPSREVACRLSGLEPFTIGKDSLFVNVGERCNVTGSAAFKRLILEGNYDEALSVARQQVENGAQIIDVNMDEGMLDAKEAMVTFLNLIASEPDISRVPIMVDSSKWEVIEAGLKCIQGKAVVNSISLKEGEDEFRQRARQCMKYGAAVVVMAFDEDGQADTYARKSEICKRSYHILVEEGLPPQDIIFDPNIFAVATGIDEHNNYAVDFIEATAFIKESLPHALVSGGVSNVSFSFRGNNPVREAIHSVFLYHAIKAGMDMGIVNAGQLAIYDDLPEELREHVEDVILNRRDDSTERLLEIAERYRGDGKGSSQQEDLSWREWPVEKRIEHSLVKGIATYIEEDAEAARLQATKPIDVIEGPLMDGMNVVGDLFGDGKMFLPQVVKSARVMKQAVAYLNPYIEAEKSVGAKTNGKILMATVKGDVHDIGKNIVGVVLQCNNFEVIDLGVMVPCETILETAKKENVDIIGLSGLITPSLDEMVHVAAEMQRQGFSVPLMIGGATTSKAHTAVKIEPQYSNDAVVYVPDASRSVSVAGQLISDDFKDKFIAERRDEYERIRARRAAGGKKVRLLPYSDACNNGFQFDWSQYQPPAPSFTGTKVFENYSLEALRETIDWTPFFISWGLSGKFPKILDDEKVGEAARNLYDDAQRMLDKLIAEKRLSANGVIGFWPAQRKGSDDIQVLDDSGAPLAVLHHLRQQTQKSDDKANMSLADYIAPAEAGVQDYIGGFAVTTGLGADELAAEYEAANDDYSAIMVKALADRLAESFAEHLHKRVRQEFWPYAPDEDLDNDALIKEQYRGIRPAPGYPACPDHTEKVTLFKLLDATNNTGITLTEHLAMHPAAAVSGFYYSHPESRYFAVGRIGKDQVESIAERKGASVAEVERWLSPSLDYDP
- the nfuA gene encoding Fe-S biogenesis protein NfuA; the encoded protein is MTAVQSDVNLTITESAQDYLAELLSKQDDVIGVRVFITQPGTPKAETCIAYCREGDANDNDVVVDYKQFKAYYEGRSVPFLDEAYIDYSTDRMGGQLTIKAPNARLPKVSADSPVEDRINYVLYNEINPSLAAHGGEVSLLEVTEDQYAVLKFGGGCQGCGMVDVTLKEGVEKTLLEQVPELAGVKDTTDHSNTENAYFK
- a CDS encoding endonuclease/exonuclease/phosphatase family protein, whose amino-acid sequence is MQRLRVLSYNVHKGFCAANRRFLLEEIRDTIRLVDADLVFLQEVVGENTRHAAELSDWIDESQFEYLADRSWPHYAYGRNAVYPHGHHGNAILSKHHILSSDNIDISHYARSQRGLLHTVIEPGIHLICTHMGLLGWERNRQFQQLVEVVEERLPPEAPLIIAGDFNDWRGKLHGLFQHRLGLKEAITQIDGKPARSFPSQRPLLRLDRIYYRGFNAVTAAALKGAPWNALSDHCALFAELAPQDWQGRQIVGGKVQA
- a CDS encoding 3-deoxy-7-phosphoheptulonate synthase, translating into MSDTVIENLNVEAQEVLITPARLKAALPMSENAEAVVTAGRQTVRDILDGKDHRMFIVVGPCSIHDTEAAMDYARRLKKLADELSDTLVIIMRVYFEKPRTTVGWKGLINDPYLNDTFKIEEGLHIGRRLLLDISELGLPTSTEALDPISPQYLQDCISWSAIGARTTESQTHREMASGLSSAVGFKNGTDGSLDVAINAIGSAVNPHRFLGINGDGQVAVIHTRGNRYAHVVLRGGSQGPNYDSVHIKLCEKELEKAGITPNIMVDCSHANSNKKPELQPLVVEDVTNQILEGNTSIIGLMIESHLESGKQSIPADLSDLKYGVSVTDGCIGWTETEAALREMRDKLREVLPKRKRG
- a CDS encoding class I SAM-dependent RNA methyltransferase encodes the protein MAKLFKPAGSKSRGKVKVSRHKPKRVELDIQRLADDGRGIAHHNGKVVFVAGALPGETVQATVKEQSRRFDQAICDTRLNDAPERVEPFCQHYGACGGCQLQHLDIAAQRQHKVQRLAQALPPAASIPEIAVLSGKPLAYRHRVRLHYRQGRLGFLARQSNSLVEVAECPLLQDALSASLKAIRQPLLEALGQHDSGELRLAVGDDGRVGLSLSSHQARSESWCEQLAQHLTPDATLYQVASQCGEWHSDASPLTLNVYDDSAGSQLALLFRPNHFSQASPELNRGMVDWCMAGLQAQSGEPVADYFCGLGNFSRPLAQRGAKVLAVDLDRAMLAEADAQRDRAREAIDYRCADLFDGEQIPLPKALTKVLLDPPRAGAKSLCERLAVARHVRTVAYVSCDPATLKRDLAILAGAGFSVKAAAMVDMFPHTQHQESMVLLTR
- a CDS encoding TIGR03619 family F420-dependent LLM class oxidoreductase — its product is MKFVLSGSFCELTQLSKLAVTADQCGWEAISFSDHVANLETLNTPYPYTDDGSRRWEPFTDWPDPWVMTAALASLTERLKFTNNIFVLPMRNPFLVAKAIATAAVMSGNRVIPAIGVGWSKDEFTLLEQDFHTRGKRCDEILDILPLLWSGEMVSYSGRYYSFPRLEMNPAPGGPIPIWVGGISDAAMRRAARAGDGWVSDLQSSEEILASVAKIRDYRREYDREDRPFSVMATPSDAFTVEGYRELEAGGVTHILTQPWPFYYGNTDDVAERCEGIRRFAQDIIAKFD
- a CDS encoding low molecular weight protein-tyrosine-phosphatase, whose amino-acid sequence is MAIHVVFVCLGNICRSPAARVIFDQRVAAAGLSDQLTSDACGTAAFNVGKPADPRATQAAAAAGYDLSAEVARQIDDSDYQQAHYLLAMDRKNLMQVECWATDQSAAEIRLLMEFAGAAKQAQLDDPYYGDASQFQRMISELESAVDGLLTFLIQRHALGNNN
- a CDS encoding class I SAM-dependent methyltransferase, with the translated sequence MNSDYLDCPFGKLQLQRRPRRRNEVLQAWDAADRYLLKRVAELNLPSSARILLVNDSFGTLATALSEFQCTLWSDSAVSHLAAAENAALNQRPSPHCLPATDLPEGPFDLVLLRPPRSHSLLSYQLQAIGNLISSPTQFVAAAMAKYIDIALLKVFEQNIGPCQPSLAWKKSRLLELSALSDSRHQQDDSHFLDAAEYGLTLRNRANVFSRDKLDRGSRLMLQALTQLPHASCIADLGCGNGLLGIMAAKHWPDTEVHFFDESFLAVDSARDNAQRNLTHPANHHFHCDDCMGQYNGPSFDLVLCNPPFHQGQQIGDHIARQMFKDAKRHLRPGGKLCVVGNRHLGYHLTLKKLFGGAEVVLSDRKFVVLLSSKAR